One genomic segment of Paenibacillus sp. FSL H8-0332 includes these proteins:
- a CDS encoding amidohydrolase family protein → MILKQPQFQAYTGIHIAGTQGKRFDIEITNGRFTAVAEAVPQPEQAEGSRQQQLWISPGILDLHTHLAWTDFDHEDQLRRDPREIEVMQAEAFAATLRTGVTTARDAGGILPATIRHLVKYYQQPLRVETSSEMLGAADAKGIKHLENRLTEIYATGAGWVKIMATGGLGAETEKVTEPNFSEEEFGFIVRHAHANGKKVLVHTWGGVTIDWSIQAGVESIEHGMFMTWDQAGRLAESGVAYVPTTSIYRIAADPKGVLALSPLICERAARAADAHAIALGYAREAGVRLGFGTDYATPALHGYNLQEFDTLLDYGLSRAEVWRSATEDAAGILGSGHELGRIAEGYISDAVIYAADPYQAKNADQLRTSIVTVITGAQEEDLL, encoded by the coding sequence ATGATCCTCAAGCAGCCGCAATTTCAGGCATACACGGGAATTCATATTGCAGGTACCCAGGGGAAACGCTTCGATATCGAGATTACGAACGGAAGGTTCACCGCAGTGGCTGAAGCGGTGCCGCAGCCGGAACAGGCGGAAGGCTCCCGGCAGCAGCAGCTATGGATCAGTCCGGGCATTCTGGATCTGCATACCCATCTGGCCTGGACCGACTTCGACCATGAGGATCAGCTCCGCCGGGACCCCCGAGAGATTGAGGTGATGCAGGCGGAGGCCTTCGCCGCTACCTTGCGGACGGGGGTAACAACAGCCCGCGACGCCGGCGGTATTCTGCCTGCCACGATCCGGCATCTCGTGAAGTATTACCAGCAGCCGCTGCGGGTAGAGACCAGCAGTGAAATGCTGGGAGCTGCCGATGCCAAGGGGATCAAGCATCTGGAGAACCGCCTGACGGAGATCTACGCGACCGGGGCAGGCTGGGTCAAAATCATGGCGACCGGCGGCCTTGGCGCTGAGACCGAGAAGGTCACGGAGCCAAACTTCTCCGAGGAGGAGTTCGGCTTCATCGTCCGACATGCCCATGCGAACGGGAAGAAGGTTCTGGTGCATACCTGGGGCGGGGTAACGATTGACTGGTCCATTCAGGCCGGTGTGGAATCTATTGAGCACGGGATGTTCATGACCTGGGATCAGGCCGGAAGACTGGCCGAATCCGGCGTGGCTTATGTGCCGACCACTTCTATCTACCGGATCGCTGCTGATCCGAAGGGAGTGCTGGCGCTAAGTCCGCTCATCTGTGAACGGGCAGCCCGGGCAGCTGATGCTCACGCTATAGCGCTTGGATATGCCAGAGAGGCGGGGGTGCGGCTGGGCTTCGGCACCGATTACGCTACGCCTGCGCTGCATGGCTACAACCTGCAGGAATTCGACACCCTGCTGGACTACGGGCTGAGCCGGGCGGAAGTATGGCGGTCAGCCACCGAAGACGCGGCCGGGATTCTCGGAAGCGGCCATGAGCTGGGCCGGATAGCGGAAGGCTATATATCTGATGCCGTCATCTACGCCGCCGATCCGTATCAGGCCAAGAATGCAGATCAGCTACGCACAAGTATTGTTACGGTTATTACCGGCGCGCAGGAAGAGGATTTACTGTAA
- a CDS encoding HAD family hydrolase, whose translation MNQTSSKIIFIDIDGTLLMENGMVPESAVQACKQARENGHLLYLCTGRSKAEIYDYIWEIGFDGLIGAAGGYVESGGEMLYHKKVTPEDAKHLIDYFNANGVDFILESNTALHGSRHLQPHLERRIYGDLLNDPEAQERKRQSPHPYIATLTYGDEELYLDDVNKVCFLESSLPFDQIQEELQDRFTAIQCSIPIFGENSGELMMPGVHKAAAIADVLHHLNIPLEDSMAIGDGLNDLEMLEYVQVGVAMGNAREPLKAIADDITDSIENDGLYNCFLKYGLI comes from the coding sequence ATGAATCAGACCAGCAGCAAGATTATTTTCATCGATATTGACGGAACGCTTCTCATGGAGAATGGAATGGTCCCGGAATCGGCAGTGCAGGCGTGCAAGCAGGCAAGGGAGAATGGACATTTGCTGTACCTGTGCACCGGACGCTCCAAGGCTGAAATCTATGATTATATCTGGGAGATCGGGTTCGACGGGTTGATTGGAGCGGCCGGCGGATATGTGGAGAGCGGTGGTGAAATGCTTTATCATAAAAAAGTGACCCCGGAGGATGCGAAGCATTTGATCGATTATTTTAACGCGAACGGGGTCGATTTCATTCTGGAATCCAATACGGCGCTTCACGGCAGCCGCCATTTACAGCCGCATCTGGAACGCAGAATCTATGGCGACTTGCTGAATGACCCTGAGGCGCAGGAGAGAAAACGGCAGTCGCCCCACCCTTATATCGCAACGCTTACTTATGGGGACGAGGAATTATATCTGGATGACGTTAATAAGGTATGCTTCTTGGAGAGCAGCTTGCCCTTTGATCAGATTCAGGAGGAATTACAGGACCGGTTCACGGCGATTCAGTGCTCCATCCCGATCTTCGGGGAGAACAGCGGGGAGCTGATGATGCCTGGCGTTCATAAGGCTGCGGCTATTGCTGATGTCCTGCATCATTTGAATATCCCGCTTGAGGACAGTATGGCGATTGGCGATGGACTTAACGATCTGGAGATGCTGGAATATGTCCAGGTGGGGGTTGCTATGGGCAATGCCCGCGAGCCGCTCAAAGCAATTGCTGACGATATCACCGATTCGATTGAGAACGATGGACTATATAATTGCTTCCTGAAGTACGGACTGATCTGA
- a CDS encoding Lsa family ABC-F type ribosomal protection protein has translation MSLINVSKLTFAYEGTYDNIFENVSFQLDTDWKLGFTGRNGRGKTTFLNLLLGKYEYSGTISAQVGFEYFPFAVADPAALTVDVMQEIDPEMEQWKLMRELSLLRVSEDTLYRPFESLSNGEQTKVLLAALFVRENQFLLIDEPTNHLDAKGRKLVSDYLRTKSGYILVSHDRAFLDNCVDHILSINKTNIEIQKGNFSSWWENKSRQDQFELAQDEKLRKDIKRLSDSAKRTSGWGHEVEKSKNGSLNSGLKVDKGYVGHKAAKMMKRSKSIQQRQESAIAEKSKLLRNLESADSLKIAQLPYHKQQLVELEELSIRYDDKTVCSGVSFALEQGDRISLSGSNGSGKSSILKLICGEDISYTGHFARDSQLSISYVSQDTSQLKGDLSEYAREQGIDESLFKSILRKLDFSRLQFEKDMSTYSGGQKKKVLIAASLSEQVHLHIWDEPLNFIDVISRMQIEELLLEYTPTILFVEHDREFCANIATKQVVLD, from the coding sequence ATGTCTTTGATTAATGTGAGCAAGCTGACTTTTGCCTATGAGGGCACTTACGATAATATTTTTGAGAATGTGAGCTTTCAGCTGGATACAGATTGGAAATTGGGGTTCACCGGACGCAACGGCCGCGGCAAAACAACCTTCCTGAACCTGCTGCTCGGCAAATATGAATACAGCGGGACGATATCCGCACAGGTGGGCTTCGAGTATTTCCCGTTTGCGGTGGCTGACCCTGCGGCTCTGACCGTGGATGTGATGCAGGAGATCGACCCGGAGATGGAGCAATGGAAGCTGATGCGCGAGCTGTCGCTGCTGCGGGTGTCCGAGGATACGCTGTACCGGCCGTTTGAATCGCTATCGAACGGGGAGCAGACGAAGGTGCTGCTGGCCGCTCTGTTCGTGCGCGAGAACCAGTTCCTGCTCATTGACGAGCCGACGAACCATCTGGATGCGAAGGGCCGGAAGCTGGTCAGTGACTATCTGCGTACGAAGAGCGGGTATATTCTGGTGTCGCATGACCGTGCTTTTCTCGATAACTGTGTGGACCATATCTTGTCGATTAACAAGACCAATATTGAGATCCAGAAGGGCAACTTCAGCAGCTGGTGGGAGAACAAGTCCAGACAGGATCAATTCGAGCTGGCACAGGACGAGAAACTGCGGAAGGACATCAAACGTTTGTCAGATTCGGCGAAACGGACCAGCGGCTGGGGACATGAAGTCGAGAAATCCAAGAACGGCAGCCTGAATTCCGGATTAAAAGTGGATAAGGGCTATGTCGGCCACAAGGCCGCCAAGATGATGAAGCGTTCCAAGTCGATTCAGCAACGTCAGGAATCCGCCATCGCCGAGAAGTCGAAGCTGCTGCGGAATCTGGAGAGCGCGGACAGCCTGAAGATTGCACAGCTTCCCTATCATAAGCAGCAATTGGTGGAGCTGGAGGAGCTGTCGATCCGCTATGACGACAAAACGGTATGCTCCGGCGTTAGCTTCGCTCTGGAACAGGGGGACCGGATCTCCCTCTCCGGCAGCAACGGCTCAGGCAAATCAAGCATTCTGAAGCTGATCTGCGGCGAGGACATAAGCTATACCGGCCACTTCGCGCGGGACAGCCAGTTGTCTATCTCTTATGTATCCCAGGATACTTCGCAGCTCAAGGGAGACTTAAGTGAATATGCGCGAGAGCAGGGGATCGACGAGAGCCTGTTCAAGTCGATTCTGCGGAAGCTCGATTTCTCACGGCTGCAATTCGAGAAGGATATGTCCACGTACAGCGGCGGGCAGAAGAAAAAGGTGCTGATTGCCGCCAGCCTCAGCGAGCAGGTGCATCTGCACATCTGGGATGAACCGCTCAACTTCATCGATGTCATCTCCCGGATGCAGATCGAGGAGCTGCTGCTGGAATATACACCGACGATCCTGTTCGTGGAGCATGACCGCGAATTCTGCGCGAATATCGCGACTAAGCAGGTTGTACTCGACTAA
- a CDS encoding AraC family transcriptional regulator — protein sequence MTEAIVMQKLELCRLIERHTGRDGAHETAVPALQFIRYSQASEPAYRVYNPCFCFITQGVKEIMLAQEHFVYTSSDFLVASMNLPVVGQVIKASPDVPYLSFKMEFTQSQILEVLHESQLQILPRENARRALFVGHIDTDLLNALLRVTRLLDTPKDIPFLAPLYTKEILYKLLQGPYGVTLAQIAMEGSSTYRIRKAIEQIVIHSEQALRIDELADIANMSVSAFHRNFKEVTAMSPIQFQKQLRLQEARRLLLAESADAADVAFRVGYESASQFSREYSRMFGAPPRADIKRLKEKFELPVQI from the coding sequence GTGACTGAAGCAATCGTAATGCAAAAGCTTGAGCTGTGCCGGCTGATTGAGCGGCATACAGGCCGGGACGGCGCTCATGAAACGGCCGTGCCTGCACTGCAATTCATCCGTTACTCCCAGGCGAGTGAGCCTGCTTACCGAGTGTATAACCCGTGTTTTTGCTTCATTACTCAAGGCGTGAAGGAGATTATGCTGGCCCAGGAGCATTTTGTATATACCTCTTCTGATTTCCTGGTGGCTTCCATGAACCTGCCGGTAGTGGGACAAGTGATTAAGGCGTCCCCGGACGTTCCCTATCTAAGCTTCAAAATGGAATTCACGCAAAGCCAGATTCTGGAGGTCCTCCATGAATCACAACTGCAGATTCTGCCCAGGGAGAATGCCCGGCGTGCCTTATTCGTCGGGCACATCGACACGGACCTGCTGAATGCGCTCCTCCGTGTGACGCGGTTGCTCGATACTCCCAAAGACATCCCGTTTCTTGCCCCTCTATATACTAAGGAAATTCTGTATAAACTGCTGCAGGGCCCTTATGGAGTAACGCTCGCCCAGATTGCCATGGAAGGCAGCAGCACTTACCGGATCAGGAAAGCAATTGAACAGATTGTCATCCATAGTGAACAGGCCCTGCGGATTGACGAGCTGGCCGATATCGCCAATATGAGCGTCTCCGCATTCCACCGCAACTTCAAGGAAGTTACGGCCATGAGCCCAATCCAGTTCCAGAAGCAGCTGCGCCTGCAGGAGGCTCGCCGGCTGTTATTAGCCGAGTCTGCAGATGCAGCCGATGTTGCCTTCCGGGTGGGCTACGAGAGCGCCTCACAGTTCAGCCGGGAATATTCCCGTATGTTCGGCGCTCCCCCGCGGGCCGACATCAAGCGGTTGAAGGAGAAATTTGAGCTTCCGGTACAGATTTGA
- a CDS encoding aldo/keto reductase, with protein sequence MEYTKMGNTGLDVSRLCLGCMSFGDAKRWVHPWVLDEEQSRTMIRTALDLGINFFDTANVYSDGTSEEMLGRALKDMTTRDEVVIATKVFFPMRTGPNGGGLSRKAIMSEIDHSLKRLGTDYVDLYQIHRWDYTTPIEETMEALHDVVKAGKARYIGASAMYAWQFQKALHVADMNGWTRFVSMQNHLNLIYREEEREMLPLCKEEGIAVIPYSPLASGRLTRDWTESTLRSETDQVQRSKYDATADKDRLIVEQVAAIATERGVPRIHVALAWLLQKQPVTAPIIGATKLSHITDAVGALSLQLTAEEITRLEEHYVPHAIVGAL encoded by the coding sequence ATGGAATATACAAAAATGGGCAATACCGGCCTTGATGTCTCCAGACTGTGCCTGGGCTGTATGAGCTTTGGCGATGCCAAGCGCTGGGTGCACCCTTGGGTGCTGGATGAAGAGCAGAGCCGGACGATGATTCGTACCGCACTGGACCTGGGTATTAATTTCTTCGATACGGCCAATGTCTATTCGGATGGCACGAGTGAAGAAATGCTCGGACGGGCTTTGAAGGACATGACTACTAGGGATGAGGTGGTGATTGCCACCAAAGTATTCTTCCCTATGCGAACCGGACCGAACGGCGGAGGATTGTCCCGCAAAGCGATTATGAGCGAGATCGACCACAGCCTAAAGCGGCTGGGAACTGATTACGTTGATCTGTACCAGATTCACCGCTGGGATTATACTACGCCGATTGAAGAAACGATGGAAGCCCTGCATGATGTGGTGAAGGCGGGAAAAGCCCGCTACATTGGCGCTTCCGCCATGTATGCCTGGCAGTTCCAGAAGGCGCTGCATGTTGCTGATATGAACGGCTGGACCCGGTTCGTCTCCATGCAGAACCATCTGAATCTCATCTATCGTGAAGAGGAACGTGAGATGCTGCCGCTCTGCAAGGAAGAGGGCATCGCGGTCATCCCCTACAGTCCGCTGGCCTCCGGCCGGTTGACCCGGGACTGGACGGAATCTACGCTGCGCTCGGAAACGGATCAGGTACAGAGATCCAAATATGACGCTACAGCCGATAAGGACCGCCTGATTGTTGAGCAGGTGGCTGCCATTGCGACGGAGCGCGGAGTTCCACGCATCCATGTTGCACTGGCCTGGCTGCTGCAGAAACAGCCGGTAACTGCGCCGATTATCGGGGCGACGAAGCTGTCGCATATTACCGATGCGGTGGGAGCGTTATCCCTTCAGCTGACAGCTGAAGAGATTACCCGGCTGGAAGAGCATTACGTCCCGCATGCCATCGTTGGAGCGCTTTAA
- a CDS encoding glycoside hydrolase family 2 TIM barrel-domain containing protein yields the protein MLSKISLEGEWKLQLEEKGKGLVLPFTDAIMLPGTTSFARKGPKNEEILVGALTDEYRYEGPVWYSREVVIPEELAGKRCCLYLERTRLTTLWLDGHEIGSRDSLNTPHVYELPQLQRGSHTLTIRVDNTGYPTKGGHMTSPDTQTNWNGITGRIELQFYGEARISGIRLNSDLPARTVRITATLDSKQGATLAVSANSFNSEATHSVEEEEYVIAPGPFTIDYVLGPEALLWSEFAPNLYTVTLVLKGSDGIPVDRQEVIFGLKSFRAEGDKFSINGEKTFLRGKHDGLIFPLTGYAPTDVEEWVRILGISKSYGINHYRFHTCCPPEAAFTAADLLGIYMQPELPFWGTITVETDEGHNQAEQDYLISEGYAILREFGNHPSFVMMSLGNELWGSKERIDSFLKDYKAFDDRPLYTQGSNNHQWVPEVLEHDDFFSGVRFTRDRLFRGSYAMCDAPLGHVQTSLPSTMKDYDDQIIPPGFGSGEGVSAEAGGEILIQYGTEAKAVQSGSESGEWIPQVPVISHEIGQYATFPDFEEIGKYTGPLKAGNFAIFRERLESKGLGHLADAYFKSSGQLAVACYKEELEAAFRSRRLAGFQLLDLQDFSGQGTALVGVLDAFMDSKGLISPEEWRTFCNDAVLLARFPKYNYGAGETFEAHVELSCFRSGMPDAIELHWELAVEGGVRTTGSAGAFIPAGTHYIDICDLAIELPAVEHMSRAELTLRVQGTDIRKSYDLWIYPEQSDNPLEAEGIHVFTELSEEAVSLLEQGGNVLLMPEPESVQNGIEGYYCTDFWCYPMFRSISESMNRPVPIGTMGLLIDNGHPVLRDFPSEAHSTYPWWTIAQHSKSLIMDEADRSWNPIVQTIDNFERNHKLSFLTECRVGNGNLLLCALDAAKVSGTPEGRQFLTSIAGYMNSADFKPQYQATIEEIQTLIR from the coding sequence GTGCTGTCAAAGATCAGTCTTGAAGGCGAGTGGAAGCTGCAGCTGGAAGAGAAGGGGAAGGGACTGGTATTACCTTTTACCGATGCAATCATGCTGCCGGGAACTACCTCCTTCGCCCGTAAAGGGCCGAAGAATGAGGAGATTCTGGTAGGCGCTCTGACGGATGAATACCGTTATGAAGGACCGGTCTGGTACTCCAGAGAGGTTGTGATTCCGGAAGAGCTGGCGGGTAAGCGCTGCTGCTTATATCTGGAACGTACAAGGCTTACCACCCTCTGGCTGGACGGTCACGAGATCGGCAGCCGCGACAGCTTGAATACTCCGCATGTATATGAGCTGCCGCAGCTGCAGCGCGGGAGTCATACGCTTACTATCCGGGTGGACAACACCGGCTATCCGACCAAAGGCGGACATATGACCTCGCCGGATACTCAGACCAACTGGAACGGGATTACCGGCCGGATTGAGCTACAGTTCTATGGGGAAGCCCGGATTAGCGGCATCCGGCTGAATTCTGATCTGCCTGCCCGTACAGTCCGTATTACCGCAACTTTGGACAGCAAGCAAGGTGCTACACTCGCGGTATCTGCCAATAGCTTCAATAGTGAGGCAACACATTCCGTAGAGGAAGAGGAATATGTCATCGCACCGGGTCCGTTCACTATAGACTATGTACTTGGTCCCGAGGCGCTGCTGTGGAGTGAATTCGCTCCCAATCTGTATACCGTCACCCTTGTTCTCAAGGGCAGCGATGGAATTCCCGTTGACCGGCAGGAGGTGATCTTTGGACTCAAGTCATTCCGGGCTGAGGGGGACAAGTTCAGCATCAACGGGGAAAAGACTTTTCTGCGCGGCAAGCATGACGGCCTGATCTTCCCGCTCACAGGCTATGCTCCGACCGATGTGGAGGAATGGGTACGAATTCTGGGGATCTCCAAGTCTTATGGGATCAATCATTACCGCTTCCACACCTGCTGCCCGCCGGAAGCTGCGTTCACCGCTGCCGATCTGCTCGGAATCTACATGCAGCCGGAGCTGCCGTTCTGGGGAACCATTACAGTAGAGACGGACGAAGGGCATAACCAGGCGGAGCAGGATTATCTGATCAGCGAAGGATATGCCATCCTGCGGGAGTTCGGCAATCATCCATCCTTCGTGATGATGTCGCTGGGCAACGAGCTGTGGGGCAGCAAGGAGCGGATTGATTCATTCCTGAAGGACTACAAAGCCTTCGATGACCGGCCGTTATACACCCAAGGCTCCAATAACCATCAGTGGGTGCCGGAGGTGCTGGAGCATGACGATTTCTTCAGCGGCGTGCGCTTCACCCGGGACAGATTGTTCAGAGGCTCCTATGCGATGTGCGACGCTCCGCTCGGCCATGTCCAGACTTCGTTGCCAAGTACAATGAAGGATTACGACGACCAGATTATTCCGCCGGGCTTCGGGAGCGGTGAAGGAGTATCCGCTGAGGCAGGCGGCGAGATCCTGATCCAGTACGGTACCGAAGCCAAGGCCGTACAATCCGGCAGCGAATCCGGTGAATGGATACCGCAGGTTCCGGTAATCTCGCATGAGATTGGCCAGTATGCTACGTTTCCGGATTTCGAGGAAATCGGGAAGTACACAGGCCCGCTGAAGGCCGGGAACTTCGCCATTTTCCGCGAACGGCTGGAGAGTAAGGGGCTTGGCCATCTGGCCGATGCATACTTTAAAAGCTCAGGCCAGCTCGCTGTCGCTTGCTACAAGGAAGAACTAGAGGCTGCCTTCCGTTCCCGCCGGCTAGCGGGGTTCCAGCTTCTGGATCTTCAGGACTTCAGCGGCCAGGGTACAGCATTGGTAGGTGTTCTGGATGCCTTCATGGATTCCAAGGGGCTGATTAGCCCGGAAGAGTGGCGGACCTTCTGTAATGATGCCGTGCTGCTGGCAAGATTCCCTAAATATAACTACGGCGCCGGGGAGACCTTCGAGGCCCATGTGGAGCTGAGCTGCTTCCGCAGCGGTATGCCGGATGCCATCGAGCTTCACTGGGAGCTTGCGGTTGAAGGGGGAGTTCGGACAACGGGCTCAGCCGGAGCCTTTATTCCTGCCGGAACCCACTACATTGACATTTGTGATCTGGCGATTGAGCTTCCGGCGGTTGAGCATATGAGCCGGGCGGAGCTGACGCTCCGGGTCCAAGGAACTGATATCCGCAAGAGCTACGACTTGTGGATATATCCTGAGCAGAGTGATAACCCGCTTGAAGCTGAGGGCATCCATGTGTTCACAGAACTGTCTGAGGAGGCAGTCTCCCTGCTGGAGCAAGGCGGTAACGTGCTGCTGATGCCGGAGCCGGAATCGGTTCAGAACGGAATCGAAGGCTATTATTGCACGGATTTCTGGTGCTACCCGATGTTCCGCTCCATCTCGGAGAGCATGAACCGACCGGTTCCAATTGGTACCATGGGCCTGTTGATCGATAACGGGCATCCGGTACTGCGCGATTTCCCGAGTGAAGCGCATTCCACCTACCCGTGGTGGACCATCGCCCAGCATTCCAAATCGCTTATCATGGATGAGGCGGACCGCAGCTGGAATCCTATTGTACAGACCATCGATAATTTCGAGCGTAATCACAAGCTAAGTTTCCTCACAGAGTGCCGTGTAGGTAACGGTAACCTGCTGCTGTGTGCACTGGATGCCGCTAAGGTTAGCGGAACCCCTGAAGGCAGACAATTCTTGACCAGCATAGCAGGTTATATGAATTCTGCTGATTTCAAGCCGCAGTACCAGGCAACCATTGAAGAGATTCAGACATTGATTCGTTAA
- a CDS encoding MazG-like family protein, which yields MDIIEFQQWVKEYYKNRNWSDLDIFVRIGFLAEETGEVARAIRALEIGRDRPDEVTGTYQEKKSELTEELGDVLGNLIVIANKYDISLEDILISHKQKLQARYAEN from the coding sequence ATGGATATTATTGAATTTCAGCAATGGGTTAAGGAATATTATAAGAATCGCAACTGGTCAGACTTAGATATCTTTGTCCGTATTGGATTTCTTGCTGAGGAAACCGGGGAGGTAGCTCGTGCAATTCGTGCATTAGAGATTGGTAGGGATCGTCCAGATGAGGTTACAGGTACATATCAAGAGAAAAAGTCTGAATTAACAGAAGAACTTGGAGATGTTTTAGGAAATCTCATTGTGATCGCAAATAAATATGATATTTCGCTTGAAGATATCCTAATATCACATAAACAAAAGCTTCAGGCACGTTACGCAGAAAATTAA
- a CDS encoding GNAT family N-acetyltransferase, whose protein sequence is MIRKAFLRDCPEIARLSSQLGYPVDVSQLEERLKCISNHNDHIVYVMESNHVLFGWIHANVRFLIESPPFVEIAGLVVDSAYRGNGIGKQLVQACEQWAAQSGFTKIRVRTNQTRSDAVQFYNRIGFTIKKSQLVLDKEI, encoded by the coding sequence TTGATTAGAAAAGCGTTTCTGAGAGATTGCCCAGAGATCGCAAGGCTTTCAAGCCAATTGGGCTATCCAGTGGATGTCTCCCAACTTGAAGAGAGACTCAAATGTATCTCTAACCACAACGACCATATTGTTTATGTGATGGAATCAAACCACGTTTTGTTCGGATGGATTCATGCTAATGTACGTTTTTTAATCGAATCGCCACCGTTTGTTGAAATAGCTGGACTTGTCGTCGACAGTGCCTACCGAGGAAATGGGATTGGCAAACAATTAGTACAAGCATGTGAACAATGGGCAGCACAATCCGGATTCACAAAAATTAGAGTGCGCACCAATCAAACTAGATCAGATGCCGTCCAATTCTATAATCGAATTGGTTTTACAATTAAAAAATCGCAGCTTGTGCTCGATAAAGAGATTTAG
- a CDS encoding LysR family transcriptional regulator produces the protein MELTQLEYFLTVARLEHMTSASKALRITQPALSHAISKLESELGVPLFERKGRNVQLNRYGVMFSSRVEEALRNIGNGVREIEESSNAESGTVHLSYLNILGVDLIPSLIRDYQADHPKVRFDLYQGNHGDIDEALDNGTSDMLITSRETTAENKEWMVIRRLPIYIVVSSSHRFASRSSLSLFELSGEPFVGLKTNCGLKNTITSLFQNTNFELASTYYAEDLITVAGFIKAGLGVSVLPQTLGLMLDGLVWIPIQEPGWEWEVGLQWRRDHYLSPASRRFMEYIRQSSEVSDLIF, from the coding sequence ATGGAGCTTACACAACTGGAGTATTTTCTGACCGTAGCCCGGCTTGAGCATATGACCTCTGCTTCCAAAGCGCTGCGAATTACGCAGCCTGCCTTGAGCCATGCGATTTCCAAACTGGAAAGTGAGCTGGGGGTTCCTTTATTCGAGCGTAAGGGCCGCAATGTCCAGTTGAACCGCTATGGGGTTATGTTCAGTTCGCGGGTCGAAGAAGCGCTGCGCAATATCGGGAATGGGGTGCGGGAGATTGAGGAGTCGTCCAATGCGGAGAGTGGAACCGTTCATCTGTCTTATCTGAATATTCTTGGCGTGGACCTGATCCCATCACTTATCAGAGACTATCAGGCTGACCATCCGAAGGTACGGTTTGATCTGTATCAGGGGAATCACGGGGATATCGACGAAGCGCTGGATAACGGGACCTCGGATATGCTGATTACGTCCAGAGAGACTACGGCGGAGAATAAGGAATGGATGGTGATTCGCAGATTGCCGATTTATATTGTGGTCTCCAGTTCCCACCGGTTCGCCTCGCGTTCCTCGCTGAGTCTGTTCGAGCTGTCGGGCGAGCCGTTTGTAGGACTGAAGACGAATTGCGGACTCAAGAACACAATCACCTCCCTCTTCCAAAATACTAATTTCGAGCTGGCCTCTACCTATTATGCGGAGGATCTGATTACTGTGGCCGGCTTCATCAAAGCCGGGCTCGGCGTCTCCGTGCTTCCACAGACGCTCGGACTGATGCTTGACGGTCTGGTCTGGATTCCCATTCAGGAACCGGGCTGGGAATGGGAGGTGGGCCTGCAATGGCGCCGGGACCATTACCTGTCCCCCGCCTCCAGAAGATTCATGGAGTATATTCGGCAGAGTAGTGAAGTATCCGATTTAATTTTTTGA
- a CDS encoding SDR family oxidoreductase translates to MAITYANPLTEYEGKRILVTGGTKGMGQAIAHRFTAAGAEVMTTARTLPTEGPQSDLFVQADLSKQEGVDRVIAAVKERFGRIDILVNNIGGSSTPAGGFLATSDEHWMDALNLNLLAAVRLDRGLIPLMLEQGKGVIIHISSIQRVLPLIESTIPYAAAKAALSNYSKSLSKEFSPQGIRVNRVAPGFIQTTAADAFLKSISEMTGSVESALQSVMDALGGIPIGRPGFPEEVGELVAFLASDRAASITGAEYVIDGGTVPTV, encoded by the coding sequence ATGGCTATAACTTATGCTAACCCGCTGACAGAATACGAAGGTAAAAGAATCCTGGTAACAGGCGGTACCAAGGGGATGGGACAGGCTATCGCACACAGATTCACTGCGGCAGGCGCTGAAGTTATGACTACCGCCCGGACACTTCCGACGGAAGGGCCTCAATCGGATTTGTTCGTCCAGGCCGATCTGTCCAAGCAAGAAGGAGTGGACCGGGTAATTGCTGCGGTTAAGGAGCGTTTCGGCCGCATTGATATCTTGGTGAATAACATTGGAGGAAGCTCGACACCTGCCGGAGGATTCCTTGCGACGAGCGATGAACACTGGATGGATGCGCTGAATCTGAACCTGCTGGCAGCTGTGCGGCTGGACCGGGGGCTGATCCCGCTCATGCTGGAGCAGGGCAAGGGAGTCATCATCCACATCTCTTCCATTCAAAGAGTGCTGCCGCTGATCGAATCGACCATCCCCTATGCAGCCGCCAAAGCTGCGTTGAGCAATTACAGCAAAAGCCTATCCAAGGAATTCTCTCCGCAGGGCATCCGGGTGAACCGGGTCGCACCGGGCTTCATTCAAACCACAGCGGCCGATGCCTTCTTGAAGAGTATCTCGGAGATGACAGGCAGTGTGGAAAGTGCGCTGCAGTCGGTAATGGACGCGCTAGGCGGCATTCCCATCGGCCGTCCCGGCTTCCCTGAAGAGGTGGGTGAGCTGGTAGCCTTCCTCGCTTCCGACCGCGCAGCATCCATTACGGGTGCCGAGTATGTGATTGATGGGGGAACCGTACCTACGGTGTAA